In a single window of the Pieris rapae chromosome 9, ilPieRapa1.1, whole genome shotgun sequence genome:
- the LOC110998477 gene encoding cleft lip and palate transmembrane protein 1, producing MANLTEDDSSAETDKLVPSETHEEISTVENQNVDINAQIDEQRQRMQPTKMESFFAITKSLIIRALVVYFITSMFRQPSAPKTDVTSSPGVPRLPAVNMFQNGTVVDMFAYISEHEFLDHFEHAQLIWKETNLVYGDWFGGPNNDGTYTHSTSIVPSESLKNNGSIYIHVYVVPNGKSPNPKDKNNYAGPYVTYGKKMVNKYKKLKYLKTHNLLTGQSEKSEEELKKAETMKEEIVSHWHPNLTINLVTDQTNWMQGSVPPPLDEFIYFLPDGKEYKPAVFLNDYWNMMRDYVPLNSSVTSLNLQLTFQPLSLFKWQLYTAQVMRDKLSMFSALGAEEQDEEQDTVKELLLDTSPYLLGLTISVSILHSIFELLAFKNDIQFWNNRQSLEGLSVRSVFFNVFQSTVVLLYVLDNETNVMVRISCFIGLLIEIWKINKVMDVKLNREDRIFGFPKISLTDKGSYVESSTKQYDMLAFRYLSWACFPLLIGYGIYSLLYLEHKGWYSFILNMMYGYLLTFGFIMMTPQLFINYKLNSVAHLPWRMMTYKFLNTFIDDIFAFVIKMPTMYRLGCFRDDIVFFIFLYQRWIYKVDHKRVNEFGFSGEMEQQQNQNLSLTQSEPEVTDKKND from the exons ATGGCAAATTTAACAGAAGACGATTCTTCTGCTGAAACTGATAAGTTAGTGCCAAGTGAAACCCATGAAGAAATTTCTACCGTGGAAAACCAAAATGTGGAC ATCAATGCTCAAATTGATGAACAACGTCAAAGGATGCAGCCGACTAAAATGGAATCATTTTTTGCCATAACAAAATCCCTTATCATAAGAGCGTtagtagtttattttattacatcaaTGTTTCGGCAACCTTCTGCACCGAAAACTGACGTTACTAGCTCACCTGGTGTACCTAGACTACCAGCAGTTAATATGTTTCAAAATGGAACAGTTGTGGATATGTTTGCATATATATCAGAGCATGAATTTTTAGATCATTTTGAACATGCTCAATTGATTTGGAAAGAAACAAATCTTGTGTATGGTGACTGGTTTGGTGGACCCAATAATGATGGAACATATACTCATTCCACTAGTATTGTGCCATCAGAGTCTTTAAAGAATAATGGCTCTATATATATTCATGTTTACGTAGTTCCGAATGGAAAGTCACCAAAtccaaaagataaaaataattatgctgGACCATATGTTACGTATGGTAAAAAAATggttaacaaatataaaaagttaaaatatctaaaaacaCATAACCTTTTGACCGGACAAAGTGAAAAGTCGGaagaggaattaaaaaaagctgAAACAATGAAAGAAGAGATAGTGTCACATTGGCATCCTAATTTGACTATTAATTTAGTAACAGATCAAACAAATTGGATGCAAGGCAGTGTTCCGCCACCACTTgatgaatttatatattttttgcctgATGGTAAGGAGTATAAACCTGCTGTGTTCTTAAATGATTACTGGAATATGATGCGTGACTATGTACCACTCAACAGTAGTGTTACTAGCCTTAATCTACAACTAACATTTCAACCGTTGAGTCTTTTCAAATGGCAGTTATACACGGCACAAGTTATGAGAGACAAACTGAGCATGTTTTCAGCTCTTGGTGCAGAGGAGCAAGATGAAGAACAGGATACTGTGAAAGAATTGCTTTTGGACACATCTCCTTATTTATTGGGTTTAACTATATCTGTCTCTATCCTACATTCAATTTTTGAACTTTTAGCATTTAAGAATGACATTCAGTTTTGGAACAACAGGCAGTCCTTGGAAGGACTCTCTGTGCGATCAGTTTTCTTCAATGTTTTTCAGTCTACAGTTGTATTGCTCTATGTATTAGATAATGAAACTAATGTTATGGTTAGAATTTCTTGCTTTATTGGCTTATTGATTGAAATCTGGAAAATTAATAAGGTTATGGATGTGAAATTGAATAGGGAAGATAGGATATTTGGATTTcccaaaatatctttaacagATAAGGGTTCTTATGTAGAATCAAGCACAAAACAATATGATATGTTAGCCTTCAGATATTTAAGCTGGGCATGCTTTCCTCTGCTGATTGGATATGGTATTTACTCACTTTTATATCTGGAGCATAAAGGATGGTATTCATTCATTCTAAACATGATGTATGGATATCTATTGACTTTTGGGTTTATTATGATGACTCctcaattatttatcaattacaaactaaattcTGTAGCACATTTACCGTGGCGAATGATGACATATAAATTTCTCAATACCTTTATCGATGACATATTTGCATTTGTGATTAAAATGCCAACAATGTACCGTCTGGGATGTTTTAGAGAtg atattgttttctttatattccTGTATCAGCGCTGGATCTACAAAGTTGACCATAAGCGAGTTAATGAATTTGGATTTTCTGGGGAAATGGAGCAGCAACAAAACCAAAATCTTTCCCTAACACAATCTGAACCTGAAGTGACTGATAAGAAGAATGATTAA
- the LOC110998478 gene encoding E3 ubiquitin-protein ligase rnf8 isoform X3, with protein MQMNRPVLVSCKPLKTELNRFRKIHITSDESFTLGRGLHNAIVIPSLVISRTHCKFRKVNGGWLIEDNSACGIEVNGVKVGKGNSKNLSNDDIVRLDALQEFVYKFIWPHNDIALKRIKLETDENSSIIDDVKLKFEESQNIEMQYHEDKIQKQKQLQVANKLLQDQLYAKKNIKVEELERSFGLQIENLKGEKKEVDIQKILLIKERDAQISTLKKEMDNKINELMDRIKMHSETETELAIENNSLKTKLLKEREEFLAELDKENTSKHELLDRLQQKIKDQEEQRLKEKQALEKEFQVETEKLRLAKDQEMLALVELNKQRELELLEEHNKIKQRLEKEISDMKKESKKAEIQLLYNEEENRVSNENQPRAGPSYESSKPLEQIGQMMETELQCSICAEIFICPVMLGCGHTFCQYCINLWKKNKKDCPICRTTIKYESRSIVVDSFIEKILPNLSEEMKKKREESLKIRQEEQRPKAKVNRNGTTARANSRAARGTRRRSSRTTVYSGLPYSINITRPQAIPTVDLSSIPTPRPMMMLPHEVIVVEDDRNAYLATRAHTMGATDGATDAARRVTGHLDVPTGSNIQF; from the exons atgcaAATGAATCGTCCAGTATTGGTTTCCTGTAAACCTCTTAAAACAGAATTGAACCGATTTAGGAAAATACATATCACTTCTGATGAGAGT ttTACACTTGGTAGAGGCTTACACAATGCAATAGTTATACCGTCTTTAGTCATATCTAGAACTCATTGTAAATTCAGAAAAGTGAATGGTGGTTGGTTAATAGAAGATAACAGTGCCTGTGGAATTGAAGTGAATGGAGTTAAAGTGGGAAAAGGGAATTCTAAAAACCTTTCAAATGATGATATTGTTAGGTTGGATGCACTTCAAGAGTttgtgtataaatttatttggccTCATAACGACATTGCACTAAAGCGGATCAAATTGGAGACAGATGAAAATTCAAGTATTATTGatgatgtaaaattaaaatttgaagaaTCTCAAAACATTGAAATGCAATACCATGaagataaaatacaaaagcaGAAACAACTACAAGTTGCCAACAAATTGTTACAAGATCAATTATATGCAAAAAAGAACATAAAGGTTGAAGAACTTGAAAGAAGCTTTGGGTtgcaaatagaaaatttaaaaggtgAGAAAAAGGAAGTAGacatacagaaaatattgCTAATTAAAGAAAGAGATGCTCAAATATCCActctaaaaaaagaaatggataataaaattaatgaattaatg GATCGAATTAAGATGCACAGTGAAACAGAGACAGAGCTTgctattgaaaataattctctaaaaacaaaattacttaaagaaaGAGAAGAATTCCTGGCAGAACTTGATAAGGAAAATACTTCTAAGCATGAACTACTTGATAGactacaacaaaaaataaaggatCAAGAAGAACAGCGTCTAAAGGAGAAACAGGCATTAGAGAAGGAGTTTCAAGTTGAAACAGAGAAATTAAGATTGGCCAAGGACCAA GAAATGCTTGCATTAGTGGAACTAAACAAACAAAGAGAATTGGAGTTACTTGAGGAGCATAACAAAATCAAGCAGAGACTTGAAAAGGAAATAAGTGATATGAAAAAGGAATCAAAAAAAGCAGAAATacaattgttatataatgaagag GAGAATAGAGTGAGTAATGAAAACCAACCTAGAGCTGGTCCATCGTATGAATCGTCAAAGCCTTTAGAGCAAATCGGACAAATGATGGAAACTGAGCTGCAATGCAGTATCTGTgccgaaatatttatttgtcccGTGATGCTTGGCTGCGGCCATACATTTTGccaatattgtattaatttatggaagaaaaataagaaagaCTGCCCAATCTGCAG GACAacgataaaatatgaatctaGATCTATTGTAGTGGActcatttatagaaaaaattctTCCTAATCTTTCTGaagaaatgaaaaagaaaCGCGAGGAATCATTAAAAATCAGACAAG AAGAGCAACGGCCGAAAGCGAAAGTGAATCGCAATGGGACGACAGCGAGGGCCAATTCACGGGCAGCGAGGGGGACGCGACGGAGGTCTTCGAGGACGACTG tgTATTCAGGTCTTCCATACTCGATCAATATTACTCGTCCGCAAGCGATTCCGACGGTGGATTTGTCTTCAATTCCGACTCCGAGACCGATGATGATG TTACCTCACGAAGTAATAGTTGTAGAAGACGACCGCAACGCGTACCTGGCAACCCGGGCTCATACTATGGGGGCTACGGACGGTGCTACCGATGCGGCGCGAAGGGTCACTGGGCACCTGGATGTCCCAACAGGCtctaatattcaattttga
- the LOC110998478 gene encoding E3 ubiquitin-protein ligase rnf8 isoform X4 produces the protein MQMNRPVLVSCKPLKTELNRFRKIHITSDESFTLGRGLHNAIVIPSLVISRTHCKFRKVNGGWLIEDNSACGIEVNGVKVGKGNSKNLSNDDIVRLDALQEFVYKFIWPHNDIALKRIKLETDENSSIIDDVKLKFEESQNIEMQYHEDKIQKQKQLQVANKLLQDQLYAKKNIKVEELERSFGLQIENLKGEKKEVDIQKILLIKERDAQISTLKKEMDNKINELMDRIKMHSETETELAIENNSLKTKLLKEREEFLAELDKENTSKHELLDRLQQKIKDQEEQRLKEKQALEKEFQVETEKLRLAKDQEMLALVELNKQRELELLEEHNKIKQRLEKEISDMKKESKKAEIQLLYNEEENRVSNENQPRAGPSYESSKPLEQIGQMMETELQCSICAEIFICPVMLGCGHTFCQYCINLWKKNKKDCPICRTTIKYESRSIVVDSFIEKILPNLSEEMKKKREESLKIRQEEQRPKAKVNRNGTTARANSRAARGTRRRSSRTTGLPYSINITRPQAIPTVDLSSIPTPRPMMMLPHEVIVVEDDRNAYLATRAHTMGATDGATDAARRVTGHLDVPTGSNIQF, from the exons atgcaAATGAATCGTCCAGTATTGGTTTCCTGTAAACCTCTTAAAACAGAATTGAACCGATTTAGGAAAATACATATCACTTCTGATGAGAGT ttTACACTTGGTAGAGGCTTACACAATGCAATAGTTATACCGTCTTTAGTCATATCTAGAACTCATTGTAAATTCAGAAAAGTGAATGGTGGTTGGTTAATAGAAGATAACAGTGCCTGTGGAATTGAAGTGAATGGAGTTAAAGTGGGAAAAGGGAATTCTAAAAACCTTTCAAATGATGATATTGTTAGGTTGGATGCACTTCAAGAGTttgtgtataaatttatttggccTCATAACGACATTGCACTAAAGCGGATCAAATTGGAGACAGATGAAAATTCAAGTATTATTGatgatgtaaaattaaaatttgaagaaTCTCAAAACATTGAAATGCAATACCATGaagataaaatacaaaagcaGAAACAACTACAAGTTGCCAACAAATTGTTACAAGATCAATTATATGCAAAAAAGAACATAAAGGTTGAAGAACTTGAAAGAAGCTTTGGGTtgcaaatagaaaatttaaaaggtgAGAAAAAGGAAGTAGacatacagaaaatattgCTAATTAAAGAAAGAGATGCTCAAATATCCActctaaaaaaagaaatggataataaaattaatgaattaatg GATCGAATTAAGATGCACAGTGAAACAGAGACAGAGCTTgctattgaaaataattctctaaaaacaaaattacttaaagaaaGAGAAGAATTCCTGGCAGAACTTGATAAGGAAAATACTTCTAAGCATGAACTACTTGATAGactacaacaaaaaataaaggatCAAGAAGAACAGCGTCTAAAGGAGAAACAGGCATTAGAGAAGGAGTTTCAAGTTGAAACAGAGAAATTAAGATTGGCCAAGGACCAA GAAATGCTTGCATTAGTGGAACTAAACAAACAAAGAGAATTGGAGTTACTTGAGGAGCATAACAAAATCAAGCAGAGACTTGAAAAGGAAATAAGTGATATGAAAAAGGAATCAAAAAAAGCAGAAATacaattgttatataatgaagag GAGAATAGAGTGAGTAATGAAAACCAACCTAGAGCTGGTCCATCGTATGAATCGTCAAAGCCTTTAGAGCAAATCGGACAAATGATGGAAACTGAGCTGCAATGCAGTATCTGTgccgaaatatttatttgtcccGTGATGCTTGGCTGCGGCCATACATTTTGccaatattgtattaatttatggaagaaaaataagaaagaCTGCCCAATCTGCAG GACAacgataaaatatgaatctaGATCTATTGTAGTGGActcatttatagaaaaaattctTCCTAATCTTTCTGaagaaatgaaaaagaaaCGCGAGGAATCATTAAAAATCAGACAAG AAGAGCAACGGCCGAAAGCGAAAGTGAATCGCAATGGGACGACAGCGAGGGCCAATTCACGGGCAGCGAGGGGGACGCGACGGAGGTCTTCGAGGACGACTG GTCTTCCATACTCGATCAATATTACTCGTCCGCAAGCGATTCCGACGGTGGATTTGTCTTCAATTCCGACTCCGAGACCGATGATGATG TTACCTCACGAAGTAATAGTTGTAGAAGACGACCGCAACGCGTACCTGGCAACCCGGGCTCATACTATGGGGGCTACGGACGGTGCTACCGATGCGGCGCGAAGGGTCACTGGGCACCTGGATGTCCCAACAGGCtctaatattcaattttga
- the LOC110998478 gene encoding E3 ubiquitin-protein ligase rnf8 isoform X2: protein MQMNRPVLVSCKPLKTELNRFRKIHITSDESFTLGRGLHNAIVIPSLVISRTHCKFRKVNGGWLIEDNSACGIEVNGVKVGKGNSKNLSNDDIVRLDALQEFVYKFIWPHNDIALKRIKLETDENSSIIDDVKLKFEESQNIEMQYHEDKIQKQKQLQVANKLLQDQLYAKKNIKVEELERSFGLQIENLKGEKKEVDIQKILLIKERDAQISTLKKEMDNKINELMDRIKMHSETETELAIENNSLKTKLLKEREEFLAELDKENTSKHELLDRLQQKIKDQEEQRLKEKQALEKEFQVETEKLRLAKDQEMLALVELNKQRELELLEEHNKIKQRLEKEISDMKKESKKAEIQLLYNEEENRVSNENQPRAGPSYESSKPLEQIGQMMETELQCSICAEIFICPVMLGCGHTFCQYCINLWKKNKKDCPICRTTIKYESRSIVVDSFIEKILPNLSEEMKKKREESLKIRQEEETLPSPGASGQNNRRATAESESESQWDDSEGQFTGSEGDATEVFEDDWSSILDQYYSSASDSDGGFVFNSDSETDDDVTSRSNSCRRRPQRVPGNPGSYYGGYGRCYRCGAKGHWAPGCPNRL from the exons atgcaAATGAATCGTCCAGTATTGGTTTCCTGTAAACCTCTTAAAACAGAATTGAACCGATTTAGGAAAATACATATCACTTCTGATGAGAGT ttTACACTTGGTAGAGGCTTACACAATGCAATAGTTATACCGTCTTTAGTCATATCTAGAACTCATTGTAAATTCAGAAAAGTGAATGGTGGTTGGTTAATAGAAGATAACAGTGCCTGTGGAATTGAAGTGAATGGAGTTAAAGTGGGAAAAGGGAATTCTAAAAACCTTTCAAATGATGATATTGTTAGGTTGGATGCACTTCAAGAGTttgtgtataaatttatttggccTCATAACGACATTGCACTAAAGCGGATCAAATTGGAGACAGATGAAAATTCAAGTATTATTGatgatgtaaaattaaaatttgaagaaTCTCAAAACATTGAAATGCAATACCATGaagataaaatacaaaagcaGAAACAACTACAAGTTGCCAACAAATTGTTACAAGATCAATTATATGCAAAAAAGAACATAAAGGTTGAAGAACTTGAAAGAAGCTTTGGGTtgcaaatagaaaatttaaaaggtgAGAAAAAGGAAGTAGacatacagaaaatattgCTAATTAAAGAAAGAGATGCTCAAATATCCActctaaaaaaagaaatggataataaaattaatgaattaatg GATCGAATTAAGATGCACAGTGAAACAGAGACAGAGCTTgctattgaaaataattctctaaaaacaaaattacttaaagaaaGAGAAGAATTCCTGGCAGAACTTGATAAGGAAAATACTTCTAAGCATGAACTACTTGATAGactacaacaaaaaataaaggatCAAGAAGAACAGCGTCTAAAGGAGAAACAGGCATTAGAGAAGGAGTTTCAAGTTGAAACAGAGAAATTAAGATTGGCCAAGGACCAA GAAATGCTTGCATTAGTGGAACTAAACAAACAAAGAGAATTGGAGTTACTTGAGGAGCATAACAAAATCAAGCAGAGACTTGAAAAGGAAATAAGTGATATGAAAAAGGAATCAAAAAAAGCAGAAATacaattgttatataatgaagag GAGAATAGAGTGAGTAATGAAAACCAACCTAGAGCTGGTCCATCGTATGAATCGTCAAAGCCTTTAGAGCAAATCGGACAAATGATGGAAACTGAGCTGCAATGCAGTATCTGTgccgaaatatttatttgtcccGTGATGCTTGGCTGCGGCCATACATTTTGccaatattgtattaatttatggaagaaaaataagaaagaCTGCCCAATCTGCAG GACAacgataaaatatgaatctaGATCTATTGTAGTGGActcatttatagaaaaaattctTCCTAATCTTTCTGaagaaatgaaaaagaaaCGCGAGGAATCATTAAAAATCAGACAAG AAGAGGAGACTTTACCTTCGCCGGGAGCCAGTGGGCAAAATAACCG AAGAGCAACGGCCGAAAGCGAAAGTGAATCGCAATGGGACGACAGCGAGGGCCAATTCACGGGCAGCGAGGGGGACGCGACGGAGGTCTTCGAGGACGACTG GTCTTCCATACTCGATCAATATTACTCGTCCGCAAGCGATTCCGACGGTGGATTTGTCTTCAATTCCGACTCCGAGACCGATGATGATG TTACCTCACGAAGTAATAGTTGTAGAAGACGACCGCAACGCGTACCTGGCAACCCGGGCTCATACTATGGGGGCTACGGACGGTGCTACCGATGCGGCGCGAAGGGTCACTGGGCACCTGGATGTCCCAACAGGCtctaa
- the LOC110998478 gene encoding E3 ubiquitin-protein ligase rnf8 isoform X1 yields the protein MQMNRPVLVSCKPLKTELNRFRKIHITSDESFTLGRGLHNAIVIPSLVISRTHCKFRKVNGGWLIEDNSACGIEVNGVKVGKGNSKNLSNDDIVRLDALQEFVYKFIWPHNDIALKRIKLETDENSSIIDDVKLKFEESQNIEMQYHEDKIQKQKQLQVANKLLQDQLYAKKNIKVEELERSFGLQIENLKGEKKEVDIQKILLIKERDAQISTLKKEMDNKINELMDRIKMHSETETELAIENNSLKTKLLKEREEFLAELDKENTSKHELLDRLQQKIKDQEEQRLKEKQALEKEFQVETEKLRLAKDQEMLALVELNKQRELELLEEHNKIKQRLEKEISDMKKESKKAEIQLLYNEEENRVSNENQPRAGPSYESSKPLEQIGQMMETELQCSICAEIFICPVMLGCGHTFCQYCINLWKKNKKDCPICRTTIKYESRSIVVDSFIEKILPNLSEEMKKKREESLKIRQEEETLPSPGASGQNNRRATAESESESQWDDSEGQFTGSEGDATEVFEDDCVFRSSILDQYYSSASDSDGGFVFNSDSETDDDVTSRSNSCRRRPQRVPGNPGSYYGGYGRCYRCGAKGHWAPGCPNRL from the exons atgcaAATGAATCGTCCAGTATTGGTTTCCTGTAAACCTCTTAAAACAGAATTGAACCGATTTAGGAAAATACATATCACTTCTGATGAGAGT ttTACACTTGGTAGAGGCTTACACAATGCAATAGTTATACCGTCTTTAGTCATATCTAGAACTCATTGTAAATTCAGAAAAGTGAATGGTGGTTGGTTAATAGAAGATAACAGTGCCTGTGGAATTGAAGTGAATGGAGTTAAAGTGGGAAAAGGGAATTCTAAAAACCTTTCAAATGATGATATTGTTAGGTTGGATGCACTTCAAGAGTttgtgtataaatttatttggccTCATAACGACATTGCACTAAAGCGGATCAAATTGGAGACAGATGAAAATTCAAGTATTATTGatgatgtaaaattaaaatttgaagaaTCTCAAAACATTGAAATGCAATACCATGaagataaaatacaaaagcaGAAACAACTACAAGTTGCCAACAAATTGTTACAAGATCAATTATATGCAAAAAAGAACATAAAGGTTGAAGAACTTGAAAGAAGCTTTGGGTtgcaaatagaaaatttaaaaggtgAGAAAAAGGAAGTAGacatacagaaaatattgCTAATTAAAGAAAGAGATGCTCAAATATCCActctaaaaaaagaaatggataataaaattaatgaattaatg GATCGAATTAAGATGCACAGTGAAACAGAGACAGAGCTTgctattgaaaataattctctaaaaacaaaattacttaaagaaaGAGAAGAATTCCTGGCAGAACTTGATAAGGAAAATACTTCTAAGCATGAACTACTTGATAGactacaacaaaaaataaaggatCAAGAAGAACAGCGTCTAAAGGAGAAACAGGCATTAGAGAAGGAGTTTCAAGTTGAAACAGAGAAATTAAGATTGGCCAAGGACCAA GAAATGCTTGCATTAGTGGAACTAAACAAACAAAGAGAATTGGAGTTACTTGAGGAGCATAACAAAATCAAGCAGAGACTTGAAAAGGAAATAAGTGATATGAAAAAGGAATCAAAAAAAGCAGAAATacaattgttatataatgaagag GAGAATAGAGTGAGTAATGAAAACCAACCTAGAGCTGGTCCATCGTATGAATCGTCAAAGCCTTTAGAGCAAATCGGACAAATGATGGAAACTGAGCTGCAATGCAGTATCTGTgccgaaatatttatttgtcccGTGATGCTTGGCTGCGGCCATACATTTTGccaatattgtattaatttatggaagaaaaataagaaagaCTGCCCAATCTGCAG GACAacgataaaatatgaatctaGATCTATTGTAGTGGActcatttatagaaaaaattctTCCTAATCTTTCTGaagaaatgaaaaagaaaCGCGAGGAATCATTAAAAATCAGACAAG AAGAGGAGACTTTACCTTCGCCGGGAGCCAGTGGGCAAAATAACCG AAGAGCAACGGCCGAAAGCGAAAGTGAATCGCAATGGGACGACAGCGAGGGCCAATTCACGGGCAGCGAGGGGGACGCGACGGAGGTCTTCGAGGACGACTG tgTATTCAGGTCTTCCATACTCGATCAATATTACTCGTCCGCAAGCGATTCCGACGGTGGATTTGTCTTCAATTCCGACTCCGAGACCGATGATGATG TTACCTCACGAAGTAATAGTTGTAGAAGACGACCGCAACGCGTACCTGGCAACCCGGGCTCATACTATGGGGGCTACGGACGGTGCTACCGATGCGGCGCGAAGGGTCACTGGGCACCTGGATGTCCCAACAGGCtctaa